From the Anolis sagrei isolate rAnoSag1 chromosome 12, rAnoSag1.mat, whole genome shotgun sequence genome, one window contains:
- the VANGL2 gene encoding vang-like protein 2 has product MDNESQYSGYSYKSGHSRSSRKHRDRRERHRSKSRDGSRGDKSVTIQAPGEPLLDNESTRGDERDDNWGETTTVVTGTSEHSISHEDLTRIAKDMEDSVPLDCSRHLGVSLAAGLALLCFLTPLAFVLLPPALWGERLEPCGTPCEGLFLSVAFKLLILLLGSWALFFRRPKASFPRAFAFRALLMVLLFLLVVSYWLFYGVRILDSRDPNYQGIVQYAVSLVDALLFVHYLAVVLLELRQLQPHFTLKVVRSTDGASRFYNVGHLSIQRVAVWILENYYQDFPVSNPALLNLPKSVLSKKMSGFKVYSLGEENTTNNSTSQSRAVIAAAARRRDNSHNEYYYEEAEHERRVRKRRARLVVAVEEAFTHIKRLQEEDQKNPREVMDPREAAQAIFASMARAMQKYLRTTKQQPFHTMESILQHLEFCITHDMTPKAFLERYLTAGPTIQYHKDRWLAKQWTLVSEEPVTNGLKDGVVFVLKRHDFSLVVSTKKIPFFKLSEEFVDPKSHKFVMRLQSETSV; this is encoded by the exons ATGGACAACGAGTCGCAGTACTCCGGGTATTCCTACAAGTCGGGACACTCCCGCAGCTCCCGCAAACACCG GGACCGACGGGAGCGCCACCGCTCCAAGAGCCGGGATGGGAGCCGCGGGGATAAGTCCGTCACCATCCAGGCCCCCGGGGAGCCCCTCCTGGACAACGAGTCGACCCGTGGAGACGAGAGG GACGACAACTGGGGCGAGACAACTACAGTGGTGACGGGGACGTCAGAGCACAGCATCTCACACGAGGACCTGACGCGCATCGCCAAGGACATGGAGGACAGCGTCCCGCTGGACTGCTCGCGGCACCTGGGGGTCTCCCTGGCTGCGGGGCTGGCGCTGCTGTGCTTCCTGACCCCGCTGGCCTTTGTGCTGCTGCCACCGGCGCTCTGGGGGGAGCGGCtggagccctgcgggaccccctGCGAGGGCCTCTTCCTCTCGGTGGCCTTCAAGCTGCTGATCCTGCTGCTGGGCAGCTGGGCCCTCTTCTTCCGGCGGCCCAAGGCCTCCTTCCCGCGGGCCTTTGCCTTCCGGGCCCTGCTGATGGTGCTGCTCTTCCTCCTGGTGGTCTCCTACTGGCTCTTCTACGGCGTGCGCATCCTGGACTCCCGCGACCCCAACTACCAGGGCATCGTCCAGTACGCCGTCTCCCTGGTGGATGCCCTGCTCTTCGTCCACTACCTGGCCGTGGTCCTCCTCGAGCTGCGGCAGCTCCAGCCCCACTTCACCCTCAAGGTGGTCCGCTCCACCGACGGCGCCAGCCGCTTCTACAACGTCGGGCACCTCAG CATCCAGAGAGTGGCGGTGTGGATCTTGGAGAACTACTACCAGGACTTCCCCGTCTCCAACCCGGCGCTCCTCAACCTGCCCAAGTCGGTCCTCTCTAAGAAGATGTCCGGGTTCAAGGTCTACTCCCTCGGAGAAG aAAACACGACCAACAACTCGACCAGCCAGTCCCGTGCCGTGATTGCGGCGGCTGCTCGTCGGAGGGACAACAGCCACAACGAGTATTACTACGAGGAGGCGGAGCATGAGCGCCGGGTGCGGAAGAGGCGGGCCAG GCTGGTGGTGGCTGTTGAGGAGGCCTTCACGCACATCAAGCGCCTGCAGGAGGAGGACCAGAAGAACCCGCGGGAGGTGATGGACCCCCGGGAGGCAGCCCAGGCCATCTTTGCCTCCATGGCCCGCGCCATGCAGAAGTACCTGCGCACCACCAAGCAGCAGCCCTTCCACACCATGGAGAGCATCCTCCAGCACCTGGAGTTCTGCATCACCCACGACATGACCCCCAAG GCCTTCCTGGAGCGCTACCTGACGGCAGGCCCCACCATCCAATACCACAAGGACCGCTGGCTGGCCAAGCAGTGGACGTTGGTCAGCGAGGAGCCGGTGACCAACGGCTTGAAGGACGGGGTGGTCTTTGTCCTTAAGCGCCACGACTTCAGCCTGGTGGTCAGCACCAAGAAGATCCCTTTCTTCAAGCTCTCGGAGGAGTTTGTGGACCCCAAGTCGCACAAGTTTGTGATGCGGCTCCAGTCGGAGACTTCGGTGTGA